A region from the uncultured Bacteroides sp. genome encodes:
- a CDS encoding N-acetylmuramoyl-L-alanine amidase, which produces MKQQRKYILLLIICLWLPLPPLFISVWSKDFVVVIDPGHGGHDPGAIGQISKEKNINLNVALKLGSLIRANDNDVKVIFTRSTDVFIPLDRRAEIANDAKADLFISIHTNSVAGSRIARGASTWTLGLAKSEANLAVAKRENSVILYESDYKTRYAGFNPNSAESYIIFEFMQDKYMSQSVHLASLIQKEFRHSCKRVDRGVHQAGFLVLKASAMPSILVELGFISTPEEEQYLNSEEGTFSLANAIYRAFLTYKREHEIRMTGTSRTVLSDIEDKEDKSDNSLRSNIDSTSKLVPDEIASQNKMENSGNNLVFKIQILTSSVLLSQNDKRLKGLHGVENYREGGLYKYTYGASSDYNKVLKTRKTIAADFKDAFIIAFENGEKININAAIDKFKRKR; this is translated from the coding sequence ATGAAACAACAAAGGAAATACATATTACTATTAATCATTTGCTTGTGGTTGCCTCTGCCTCCTCTATTCATTAGTGTTTGGTCCAAAGATTTTGTAGTAGTCATTGATCCTGGACATGGAGGCCACGATCCTGGTGCAATTGGGCAAATATCTAAAGAGAAGAATATCAATTTAAATGTAGCGTTAAAATTAGGTAGTCTTATAAGGGCAAATGATAATGACGTAAAAGTGATTTTCACTCGGAGTACTGACGTATTTATTCCACTTGATCGGAGAGCTGAAATTGCGAATGATGCTAAAGCTGATCTTTTTATATCTATTCACACAAACTCCGTGGCAGGATCAAGAATAGCTAGAGGTGCTTCTACCTGGACACTCGGTTTGGCCAAATCCGAAGCTAATTTAGCAGTAGCTAAACGTGAAAACTCTGTTATTCTTTATGAAAGTGACTATAAAACCCGATATGCCGGCTTTAATCCTAATTCAGCTGAATCATATATCATTTTTGAATTTATGCAAGATAAATATATGTCTCAAAGTGTGCATTTAGCTTCTTTAATTCAAAAAGAATTTCGCCATTCTTGTAAACGCGTTGATCGCGGTGTACATCAGGCTGGATTTTTAGTTTTGAAAGCAAGCGCCATGCCTAGTATTTTGGTTGAATTAGGTTTTATCTCTACTCCTGAAGAGGAACAATATTTAAATTCGGAAGAAGGGACTTTTTCTTTAGCGAATGCTATTTATAGAGCTTTCCTCACATACAAAAGAGAGCATGAGATAAGAATGACAGGCACGAGTCGTACTGTGCTGTCCGATATTGAAGATAAAGAAGATAAGTCAGATAATTCTTTGCGCAGTAATATAGACTCTACCTCAAAGCTGGTGCCTGATGAAATTGCTTCTCAAAATAAAATGGAGAATTCGGGGAATAATCTTGTTTTCAAAATTCAAATATTGACTTCTTCAGTATTACTATCGCAAAATGACAAACGCCTAAAAGGACTTCATGGAGTAGAGAATTATAGAGAAGGTGGATTATACAAATATACCTACGGTGCTTCTTCCGATTATAATAAAGTGCTGAAAACGCGTAAAACCATTGCTGCAGACTTTAAAGATGCTTTTATTATAGCCTTTGAAAATGGTGAAAAGATTAATATAAATGCGGCAATTGACAAGTTTAAGAGAAAGAGATAA
- a CDS encoding NADPH-dependent oxidoreductase translates to MIESIKKRKTIRKYLQKEIPDALLNDMLTTSFRASTVGNMQVYSVIVTRDVEMKAKLSPAHYNQPMINNAPVILTFCADFQRFSQWCTERKATPAYDNFQSFMNAAIDALLVAQTFCTVAEEKGLGICYLGTTTYNPQMIIDTLKLPKLVFPVTTITLGYPDEQPEQVDRLPFEAIIHKEYYHNYTSADINKWYAYKESLAENKRFTEESQKETLAQVFTDIRYTKKDNEFTSQSLLQALRRQGFLD, encoded by the coding sequence ATGATAGAATCAATAAAAAAAAGAAAGACTATCCGGAAGTATCTGCAGAAAGAAATCCCTGATGCTTTGTTAAATGATATGCTCACCACTTCCTTTAGAGCTTCTACGGTTGGTAACATGCAGGTATATAGCGTAATAGTCACTCGCGATGTTGAAATGAAAGCAAAATTATCCCCTGCACATTATAATCAACCAATGATTAACAATGCACCGGTAATACTTACCTTTTGTGCCGACTTCCAGCGTTTTAGCCAATGGTGCACAGAGCGGAAGGCCACCCCGGCCTATGACAACTTTCAATCATTTATGAACGCAGCTATTGATGCTCTACTAGTAGCCCAGACTTTCTGTACTGTTGCAGAAGAGAAAGGACTGGGTATATGCTATCTCGGCACCACTACCTATAATCCGCAAATGATTATAGACACACTAAAATTGCCAAAATTAGTTTTCCCTGTAACAACTATAACACTAGGATATCCCGATGAACAGCCGGAACAAGTAGACAGACTACCATTTGAAGCTATTATCCATAAAGAGTATTATCACAATTATACATCTGCAGATATAAACAAGTGGTATGCTTATAAAGAGTCTTTAGCAGAAAATAAACGCTTTACAGAAGAGAGCCAGAAAGAAACCTTGGCTCAGGTATTTACAGATATCCGCTACACGAAGAAAGACAATGAATTTACTTCACAGAGCTTATTACAAGCACTCCGACGTCAGGGATTTCTTGATTAG
- a CDS encoding TonB-dependent receptor — translation MKENKLTEQRVLRWKQFNHKSYSVFCSLKKFNIGVLAVATLTFANVDVISAQNETPKQMKNYELDEIEVTGTRVPLTEMQSAKMVTVLSRDEIQAAAVHSINDLLEYAVGVDVRQRGEFGVQTDISVRGGTFDQITILLNGVNINNPQTGHLTADFPVSMDDIERIEVLEGPAARVFGTSSFTGAINIVTRNDKQSHATVSLLDGGYGLLGSGAKVNFTKGAFSHQASGSYDRSDGATENSDFKVSKAYYHGLYTSSQIDVHWQLGYSGRKYGANTFYSAAYPDQYEETSRYLVSLQAQSKGWLHFAPTIYWNRSNDHFQLVRGTSSGENFHMTDVYGINLNAYFNSSWGKTAFGTELRNEGILSTNLGHPLDEDQYVKVPGETGIYFTKKDNRTNISYYLEHNILLDKATVSMGTLANMNTGLDHKFRFYPGVDISFLPSERWKIFASWNMALRMPTFTDLYYKSPTQQGNTGLKAEETQAVNVGAKFRNDFLETNISGFFHKGKNMIDWVMYTADDVYHSVNFKLNNMGIETSSTLNFRHLIDQNFFLEKLNIGYTYIYQKRFDNTEIYKSNYALEYLRHKFVVRLDHRIWDKLTASWAFRWQDRMGSYLKYDATHQSTGILISYPSFCLLDLKISWNEDNYKVFAEANNLLNRTFYDLGNIPQPGFWFKAGVSYRINFE, via the coding sequence ATGAAAGAAAACAAGTTAACTGAGCAACGAGTGCTTCGCTGGAAGCAATTCAATCACAAGAGTTATTCTGTATTCTGTAGTTTGAAGAAATTCAACATTGGTGTTTTGGCTGTGGCCACACTCACATTTGCTAATGTAGATGTGATTTCGGCGCAAAATGAGACCCCTAAGCAGATGAAAAATTATGAACTTGATGAGATTGAGGTAACCGGCACTCGTGTTCCGCTGACAGAAATGCAGTCAGCAAAAATGGTAACTGTACTTTCGCGCGATGAAATCCAAGCGGCGGCAGTACACAGTATTAATGACCTTTTAGAATACGCCGTAGGCGTAGATGTTCGTCAGAGAGGAGAGTTTGGTGTCCAGACCGACATATCCGTTCGCGGAGGAACTTTTGATCAGATTACAATCCTTCTCAATGGGGTAAATATCAATAATCCCCAAACAGGCCATCTTACGGCCGATTTTCCTGTTTCCATGGATGATATTGAACGAATAGAAGTACTCGAAGGTCCTGCCGCTCGTGTCTTCGGAACGTCTTCTTTTACCGGCGCGATTAATATTGTTACAAGGAACGATAAGCAAAGTCATGCTACTGTAAGTTTGTTAGATGGTGGATACGGACTATTAGGAAGTGGCGCTAAGGTGAACTTCACTAAAGGGGCTTTCAGTCATCAGGCATCAGGTAGTTATGATCGTAGTGATGGAGCTACAGAAAACAGTGATTTTAAAGTTAGTAAAGCTTATTATCATGGATTGTATACCAGTTCTCAAATTGATGTGCATTGGCAATTAGGTTATAGTGGCCGGAAGTACGGTGCTAACACTTTTTATTCTGCAGCTTACCCTGATCAATACGAAGAAACAAGTCGATATTTAGTGTCTTTGCAGGCCCAAAGCAAAGGGTGGTTGCATTTTGCTCCCACTATTTACTGGAATCGTTCGAATGACCATTTTCAGTTAGTGCGTGGTACTAGTTCAGGAGAGAATTTTCACATGACAGATGTTTATGGAATTAATTTGAATGCTTACTTTAATTCTTCATGGGGAAAGACGGCTTTTGGAACTGAATTAAGAAATGAAGGTATTTTGAGCACTAATTTAGGCCATCCTTTAGACGAAGATCAATATGTTAAAGTGCCAGGTGAAACTGGGATCTATTTCACGAAAAAGGATAATCGAACAAATATAAGCTATTATCTTGAACATAATATTTTGCTTGATAAAGCGACTGTTTCTATGGGGACTTTAGCGAATATGAATACCGGCCTTGATCATAAATTCCGCTTTTATCCGGGAGTCGATATTTCTTTCCTTCCATCCGAACGATGGAAAATATTTGCTTCATGGAATATGGCATTGCGCATGCCTACTTTTACAGACCTCTATTATAAAAGTCCCACTCAGCAAGGCAATACAGGATTAAAGGCCGAAGAAACACAAGCCGTTAATGTGGGAGCAAAATTCAGGAATGATTTTCTAGAGACTAATATAAGTGGATTTTTCCATAAAGGGAAGAATATGATTGATTGGGTGATGTATACAGCAGATGATGTTTATCATTCGGTTAATTTTAAATTAAATAATATGGGAATTGAAACCTCTTCCACATTAAACTTTAGACATCTAATAGATCAGAACTTCTTTTTGGAGAAATTGAATATAGGTTATACTTATATTTATCAAAAACGATTTGATAATACGGAAATCTACAAATCAAACTATGCGCTCGAGTATTTGCGCCATAAATTTGTTGTCAGGCTCGATCATCGTATATGGGATAAACTAACTGCTAGTTGGGCATTTCGTTGGCAAGATCGTATGGGCAGTTATTTAAAGTATGATGCTACCCATCAGTCTACCGGCATATTAATATCATATCCCTCTTTCTGCCTACTGGATTTAAAGATATCATGGAATGAAGATAATTACAAAGTGTTCGCTGAAGCTAATAATTTATTAAATCGGACATTCTATGATTTGGGAAATATCCCGCAACCTGGCTTTTGGTTTAAAGCCGGAGTCAGCTATCGCATAAATTTTGAATAA
- a CDS encoding MlaD family protein has translation MKYFTKEVKIGLASIVALCIIVYGINYLKGISMFKPSSYFYVKYNNVNGLAKSSPVYADGYRIGIVRDIAYDYSHPGNVTVEVELDTEMRIPKGSSAELVSEMLGGVRMNILLANNPRESFSAGDTIPGFLNNGLMESVSTLMPQMERMLPKLDSILASLNTILSDPSIPATLRSIKGTTANLEVASAQFKQLMKNDIPQLTGKLNTIGDNFVAVSSNLKGIDYSATFSKIDSTLANVKLITEKLNRKDNSMGLLLNDPQLYYNLSTASANAALLLEDLKANPKRYVHFSLFGKKQK, from the coding sequence ATGAAATATTTTACGAAAGAAGTTAAAATAGGATTAGCGAGTATTGTGGCATTGTGCATCATTGTCTATGGCATAAACTACCTGAAGGGGATAAGCATGTTTAAGCCTAGTAGTTATTTCTATGTGAAATACAACAATGTAAATGGGCTGGCCAAATCGAGTCCTGTATATGCAGATGGGTATCGCATTGGTATTGTTCGTGATATAGCTTATGATTATTCACATCCCGGTAATGTAACTGTTGAAGTGGAACTGGATACAGAAATGAGGATACCTAAAGGAAGTTCTGCCGAATTGGTGTCCGAAATGTTGGGAGGGGTACGAATGAATATCCTATTAGCTAATAACCCTCGTGAAAGCTTCTCTGCCGGAGACACTATTCCTGGCTTTCTGAATAATGGTTTAATGGAAAGCGTATCGACACTTATGCCCCAAATGGAGCGAATGCTTCCCAAACTAGATTCTATTCTTGCATCATTGAACACTATTTTAAGCGATCCAAGCATACCAGCCACTCTTCGTTCAATAAAGGGTACTACTGCTAATTTGGAAGTAGCCAGTGCCCAGTTCAAACAATTAATGAAAAATGATATTCCTCAATTAACAGGAAAGCTGAATACTATAGGAGATAACTTTGTGGCAGTCAGTAGTAATTTGAAGGGCATAGACTACTCGGCTACATTTAGTAAAATTGATTCTACCCTAGCTAATGTAAAATTGATTACAGAGAAGCTGAATCGCAAAGATAACTCAATGGGGCTATTACTTAATGATCCTCAATTATACTATAATCTAAGCACCGCTAGTGCTAATGCTGCCCTCTTGCTTGAAGATTTAAAAGCAAACCCCAAACGTTATGTGCACTTCTCTTTATTTGGTAAAAAACAAAAATGA
- a CDS encoding adenosylcobalamin-dependent ribonucleoside-diphosphate reductase produces MKKQTYSYEESFEESLRYFQEDELAARVWVNKYAVKDSFGNIYEKSPEDMHWRIANEIARAESKYKNALTAKELFGLFDRFKYIVPQGSPMTGIGNNYQVASLSNCFVIGIDGAADSYGAIIKIDEEQVQLMKRRGGVGHDLSHIRPKGSPVKNSALTSTGIVPFMERYSNSTREVAQDGRRGALMLSVSIKHPDSESFIDAKMTEGKVTGANVSVKLDDAFMAAAVEGKTYLQQYPVDSDHPTTVKEIDASSLWKKIVHNAWKSAEPGVLFWDTIIKESVPDCYADLGYKTISTNPCGEIPLCPYDSCRLLAINLYSYVVNPFKSDAYFDFELFKKHVGLAQRIMDDIIDLELEKIEKIVHKIEADPEDEEVKRAERVLWEKIYRKTGQGRRTGVGITGEGDMFAALNLRYGTEEATEFSEKVHKMVALGAYRSSVDMAKERGAFEIYSSEREKNNPFINRLREADPQLYEDMQKYGRRNIACLTIAPTGTTSLMTQTTSGIEPVFLPVYKRRRKVNPNDTKVHIDFVDETGDAFEEYIVFHHKFVTWMEANGYDPAKRYTQEEVDTLVEKSPYYKATSNDVDWLMKVKMQGRIQKWVDHSISVTINLPTDVDEDLVNRLYVEAWKSGCKGCTVYRDGSRSGVLLSAKSDKKEELPPCKPPTVVEVRPTVLEADVVRFQNNKDKWVAFVGLLDGRPYEIFTGLQDDDEGILLPKSVTTGRIIKSVDEHGNKRYDFQFENKRGYKTTIEGLSEKFNKEYWNYAKLISGVLRWRMPIEQVIKLVGSLQLDSENINTWKNGVERALKKYIQDGTEARGKRCPNCGNETLVYQEGCLMCTTCGASRCG; encoded by the coding sequence GTGAAAAAACAAACTTATTCATATGAAGAGTCCTTTGAAGAATCGTTACGATACTTCCAGGAAGATGAACTTGCAGCAAGGGTTTGGGTTAACAAATATGCAGTAAAAGATTCATTCGGTAATATTTACGAGAAGTCACCGGAAGATATGCATTGGAGGATAGCTAATGAGATAGCTAGGGCCGAGTCAAAGTATAAGAATGCACTTACAGCAAAAGAGCTTTTTGGTCTGTTTGATCGCTTTAAGTATATCGTTCCACAAGGTAGCCCGATGACCGGAATCGGCAATAATTATCAGGTTGCTTCTTTGTCTAACTGTTTTGTGATAGGCATTGATGGAGCTGCCGATTCTTATGGTGCCATAATTAAAATAGACGAAGAACAGGTGCAGTTAATGAAGAGACGTGGAGGGGTAGGGCACGATCTTTCGCATATCCGACCTAAAGGTTCACCGGTAAAAAACTCGGCTTTAACTTCGACCGGAATAGTTCCTTTCATGGAACGATATTCAAATTCCACACGTGAAGTAGCCCAAGACGGAAGACGTGGAGCGTTGATGTTGAGTGTTTCCATTAAACATCCCGATTCGGAATCCTTTATCGACGCAAAGATGACGGAAGGAAAAGTAACAGGCGCAAATGTGTCGGTAAAGTTAGACGATGCTTTTATGGCTGCTGCTGTGGAAGGCAAAACATATTTGCAACAATATCCTGTCGATTCTGATCATCCGACTACCGTTAAAGAAATAGATGCGTCTTCGTTATGGAAGAAAATAGTGCATAATGCTTGGAAATCGGCTGAACCCGGAGTACTTTTCTGGGATACTATTATTAAAGAATCTGTACCTGATTGCTATGCCGATCTGGGATATAAAACGATTTCTACTAATCCGTGCGGAGAAATTCCTCTATGCCCTTATGATTCTTGTCGTTTATTGGCTATAAATTTATATTCGTATGTTGTTAATCCTTTTAAATCGGATGCCTATTTTGATTTTGAATTATTCAAGAAGCATGTAGGGTTAGCTCAGCGTATTATGGATGATATAATCGATCTTGAGCTGGAAAAGATAGAGAAAATTGTGCATAAGATAGAGGCTGATCCGGAAGATGAAGAGGTAAAACGTGCTGAACGCGTGCTTTGGGAGAAAATTTATAGGAAGACCGGACAGGGGAGGCGTACCGGAGTTGGTATTACCGGTGAAGGTGATATGTTTGCTGCCCTGAATCTCCGCTATGGTACTGAAGAAGCTACCGAATTTTCTGAGAAAGTGCATAAAATGGTAGCGCTTGGCGCTTATCGTTCTTCGGTAGATATGGCGAAAGAGCGTGGCGCTTTTGAAATATACAGTAGTGAGCGAGAAAAGAATAATCCTTTTATCAATCGTCTTCGGGAAGCTGACCCTCAATTATATGAAGATATGCAGAAATATGGCAGACGTAACATTGCCTGCTTAACAATTGCGCCTACCGGAACAACCAGTTTAATGACGCAAACGACGTCGGGTATCGAACCGGTTTTCTTACCTGTATATAAACGCAGAAGGAAAGTGAACCCTAACGATACGAAAGTACACATTGATTTTGTAGATGAAACAGGTGATGCTTTCGAAGAATATATTGTCTTTCATCATAAATTTGTGACATGGATGGAAGCCAACGGGTATGATCCGGCTAAACGATATACACAAGAGGAAGTGGATACCCTGGTAGAGAAATCGCCTTACTACAAAGCAACGTCTAATGATGTAGATTGGCTGATGAAAGTCAAGATGCAGGGGCGTATCCAAAAATGGGTAGATCATTCGATCAGTGTTACCATCAATTTACCAACTGATGTCGATGAAGATTTGGTTAATCGGTTATATGTTGAGGCTTGGAAATCGGGTTGCAAGGGTTGCACTGTTTACAGAGACGGCTCACGTTCGGGTGTATTACTTTCTGCCAAATCGGATAAAAAAGAAGAACTTCCTCCTTGCAAACCGCCTACGGTAGTAGAAGTGCGACCTACAGTACTGGAAGCTGACGTTGTCCGGTTTCAGAATAACAAAGATAAATGGGTTGCTTTTGTTGGTCTGCTCGATGGCAGACCCTATGAGATATTTACCGGTTTGCAAGATGATGATGAAGGAATCTTATTGCCTAAAAGCGTAACCACAGGGCGTATTATTAAAAGTGTAGATGAGCATGGAAACAAACGATATGACTTTCAATTTGAAAACAAACGGGGATACAAAACTACTATTGAAGGCCTGTCGGAGAAGTTCAACAAAGAATATTGGAACTATGCAAAACTGATATCGGGTGTGCTTCGTTGGAGAATGCCTATTGAACAGGTAATTAAATTGGTCGGTTCTTTGCAACTCGATAGTGAAAATATCAATACATGGAAGAATGGGGTGGAACGTGCTTTGAAGAAATACATTCAGGATGGTACTGAAGCCAGAGGCAAAAGATGTCCAAATTGCGGTAATGAAACATTAGTATATCAGGAAGGCTGTCTAATGTGTACCACTTGTGGTGCTTCGAGATGCGGATAG
- the dnaA gene encoding chromosomal replication initiator protein DnaA, with the protein MIETNHVGLWNRCLQVIRDNVPETTYSTWFVPIIPLKYEDRTLTVQVPSQFFYEFIEDKFVDLLRATLYKVIGEGTKLMYNVMVDKSSKTTVNLEASNRSTAIPQKSVIRGGNKTPNAFQAPAVQDLDPQLNPDYNFENFIEGYSNKLSRNVAEAVAQNPAKTVFNPLFIHGASGVGKTHLANAIGTKIKEIYPDKRVLYVSAHLFQVQYTDSVRNNTTNDFINFYQTIDVLIIDDIQEFAGVTKTQNTFFHIFNHLHQNGKQLILTSDRAPALLQGVEERLLTRFKWGMVAELERPSVELRKDILRNKIHRDGLQFPPEVIDYIAENVNESVRDLEGIVISIMAHSTIYNKEINLELAQRIVRKVIRNETKAITIDDIIGTACKHFELEPTMIHTKSRKREVVQVRQVAMYLAKKHTDFSSSRIGQLIGNKDHATVLHACKIVKEQCEVDKNFHSDIENIEAILKKKI; encoded by the coding sequence ATGATTGAAACAAATCATGTTGGACTTTGGAACCGCTGTCTTCAGGTGATACGAGACAATGTTCCAGAGACGACATACAGCACTTGGTTTGTCCCTATTATACCTTTGAAATATGAGGACAGGACGTTGACAGTGCAAGTTCCCAGCCAGTTCTTTTATGAATTCATAGAAGATAAGTTTGTGGATCTACTACGCGCAACTCTATATAAAGTTATAGGTGAAGGCACGAAGTTGATGTATAATGTTATGGTTGATAAAAGCTCGAAAACAACTGTTAATCTGGAAGCGAGCAATCGATCGACCGCCATACCACAAAAGAGTGTTATTCGTGGCGGTAATAAAACGCCTAATGCATTTCAAGCTCCTGCTGTTCAAGATTTAGACCCTCAGTTGAATCCTGATTATAATTTTGAAAATTTTATTGAGGGATATAGTAATAAGTTATCTAGAAATGTAGCAGAAGCTGTTGCTCAAAATCCGGCGAAAACGGTATTTAATCCGTTGTTTATTCATGGGGCTTCCGGTGTTGGCAAAACTCATTTGGCAAATGCGATAGGGACTAAAATTAAAGAGATTTATCCGGATAAGAGAGTTTTGTATGTGTCTGCTCATTTGTTTCAGGTACAATATACAGATTCTGTCCGTAATAATACAACCAATGACTTTATCAACTTCTATCAAACTATAGATGTATTGATAATAGATGATATACAAGAATTTGCCGGGGTTACTAAAACTCAAAACACGTTCTTTCATATCTTTAATCACCTTCATCAAAATGGGAAACAATTGATCCTTACTTCAGACCGTGCACCGGCTCTTTTGCAAGGTGTGGAGGAAAGATTGCTGACGCGCTTCAAATGGGGTATGGTTGCTGAATTGGAGCGTCCGTCGGTTGAATTAAGGAAAGACATACTTAGAAATAAAATTCATCGTGACGGCTTACAATTTCCACCAGAAGTAATTGACTATATTGCCGAGAATGTGAATGAGAGTGTACGTGATCTAGAAGGTATTGTTATTTCTATCATGGCGCATTCTACCATTTATAATAAAGAGATAAACTTAGAATTAGCTCAACGTATTGTTCGTAAAGTTATCCGCAATGAAACAAAAGCAATAACAATAGATGATATAATAGGTACTGCATGCAAGCACTTTGAACTGGAGCCAACGATGATTCACACTAAATCAAGAAAAAGAGAAGTGGTGCAGGTTCGTCAGGTAGCTATGTACCTTGCTAAAAAACATACTGACTTTTCGTCTTCCAGAATAGGGCAATTGATAGGGAATAAGGATCATGCCACCGTTTTACATGCTTGTAAGATTGTTAAAGAACAATGTGAGGTTGATAAAAATTTCCATTCCGATATAGAAAATATAGAAGCGATTTTAAAAAAGAAAATTTAA